GGTAGTCCACGCCGTAAACGATGTCAACTTGGAAGTTGTGGTCTTGAACCGTGGCTTCCGGAGCTAACGCGTTAAGTTGACCGCCTGGGGAGTACGGCCGCAAGGTTAAAACTCAAATGAATTGACGGGGGCCCGCACAAGCGGTGGAGCATGTGGTTTAATTCGATGCAACGCGAAGAACCTTACCTGGTCTTGACATCCATAGAACTTGGCAGAGATGCCTTGGTGCCTTCGGGAGCTATGAGACAGGTGCTGCATGGCTGTCGTCAGCTCGTGTTGTGAAATGTTGGGTTAAGTCCCGCAACGAGCGCAACCCCTATCCTCTGTTGCCAGCACTTCGGGTGGGAACTCAGGGGAGACTGCCAGTGATAAACTGGAGGAAGGTGGGGATGACGTCAAGTCATCATGGCCCTTACGACCAGGGCTACACACGTGCTACAATGGCGCATACAAAGAGAAGCGACCTCGCGAGAGCAAGCGGATCTCATAAAGTGCGTCGTAGTCCGGATTGGAGTCTGCAACTCGACTCCATGAAGTCGGAATCGCTAGTAATCGTGGATCAGAATGCCACGGTGAATACGTTCCCGGGCCTTGTACACACCGCCCGTCACACCATGGGAGTGGGTTGCAAAAGAAGTAGGTAGCTTAACCTTCGGGAGGGCGCTTACCACTTTGTGATTCATGACTGGGGTGAAGTCGTAACAAGGTAACCGTAGGGGAACCTGCGGTTGGATCACCTCCTTACCTTAAAGATACAACCTTTCAGTGCTCACACAGATTGTCTGATAGAAAATAACGAGCAGTAATACTCCGGCAGGCTTGTAGCTCAGGTGGTTAGAGCGCACCCCTGATAAGGGTGAGGTCGGTGGTTCGAGTCCACTCAGGCCTACCAATTTACTCCCTGACTTTGTTGTAGCAAAGCTCGCATACTTCAGTATGCTTCGCTTCACTACGCCGCGTCAGTCAGCAAATTAGGTTCACGGGGTTGTTGCTACGATGGGGCTATAGCTCAGCTGGGAGAGCGCCTGCTTTGCACGCAGGAGGTCTGCGGTTCGATCCCGCATAGCTCCACCATCGTCTGCTCGGAAATAAAAAAACTTCAGAACATACTGAATAAGTGTGTTGCGAAGTTTTGCTCTTTAAAAATCTGGAACAAGCTGAAAATTGAAACAATAAACGCGTAAGCGTTTATGAGTCTCTCAAATTATCACACCTGAAGACATCTTCGGGTTGTGAGGTTAAGCGACTAAGCGTACACGGTGGATGCCCTGGCAGTCAGAGGCGATGAAGGACGTGCTAATCTGCGAAAAGCGCCGGCGAGGTGATATGAACCTTTGACCCGGCGATGTCCGAATGGGGAAACCCAGTGTGTTTCGACACACTATCGTTAGCTGAATACATAGGCTAACGAGGCGAACCGGGGGAACTGAAACATCTAAGTACCCCGAGGAAAAGAAATCAACCGAGATTCCCCCAGTAGCGGCGAGCGAACGGGGAGCAGCCCAGAGTCTGAATCAGCGTGTGTGTTAGTGGAAGCGTCTGGAAAGTCGCGCGATACAGGGTGAAAGCCCCGTACACGAAAATGCACATGTTGTGAACTCGATGAGTAGGGCGGGACACGTGATATCCTGTCTGAAGATGGGGGGACCATCCTCCAAGGCTAAATACTCCTGACTGACCGATAGTGAACCAGTACCGTGAGGGAAAGGCGAAAAGAACCCCGGCGAGGGGAGTGAAAAAGAACCTGAAACCGTGTACGTACAAGCAGTGGGAGCATCCTTCGGGGTGTGACTGCGTACCTTTTGTATAATGGGTCAGCGACTTATATTCTGTAGCAAGGTTAACCGGATAGGGGAGCCGCAGGGAAACCGAGTCTTAACTGGGCGTTAAGTTGCAGGGTATAGACCCGAAACCCGGTGATCTAGCCATGGGCAGGTTGAAGGTTGGGTAACACTAACTGGAGGACCGAACCGACTAATGTTGAAAAATTAGCGGATGACTTGTGGCTGGGGGTGAAAGGCCAATCAAACCGGGAGATAGCTGGTTCTCCCCGAAAGCTATTTAGGTAGCGCCTCGTGAACTCATCTGTGGGGGTAGAGCACTGTTTCGGCTAGGGGGTCATCCCGACTTACCAACCCGATGCAAACTACGAATACCACAGAATGTTATCACGGGAGACACACGGCGGGTGCTAACGTCCGTCGTGAAGAGGGAAACAACCCAGACCGCCAGCTAAGGTCCCAAAGTCACAGTTAAGTGGGAAACGATGTGGGAAGGCCCAGACAGCCAGGATGTTGGCTTAGAAGCAGCCATCATTTAAAGAAAGCGTAATAGCTCACTGGTCGAGTCGGCCTGCGCGGAAGATGTAACGGGGCTAAACTGTGCACCGAAGCTGCGGCAGCGACACTGTGTGTTGTTGGGTAGGGGAGCGTTCTGTAAGCCGTTGAAGGTGGTCTGTGAGGGCTGCTGGAGGTATCAGAAGTGCGAATGCTGACATAAGTAACGATAATGCGGGTGAAAAACCCGCACGCCGGAAGACCAAGGGTTCCTGTCCAACGTTAATCGGGGCAGGGTGAGTCGACCCCTAAGGCGAGGCCGAAAGGCGTAGTCGATGGGAAACAGGTTAATATTCCTGTACTTGGTGTTACTGCGAAGGGGGGACGGAGAAGGCTATGTTATCCGGGCGACGGTCGTCCCGGTTTAAGCGTGTAGGTGTGTGGACCAGGCAAATCCGGTTCACTTTAACACTGAGGCGTGATGACGAGGCACTACGGTGCTGAAGTAACAAATGCCCTGCTTCCAGGAAAAGCCTCTAAGCATCAGGTAACATCAAATCGTACCCCAAACCGACACAGGTGGTCAGGTAGAGAATACCAAGGCGCTTGAGAGAACTCGGGTGAAGGAACTAGGCAAAATGGTGCCGTAACTTCGGGAGAAGGCACGCTGACATGTAGGTGAAGCCCCTGCGGGTGGAGCTGAAGTCAGTCGAAGATACCAGCTGGCTGCAACTGTTTATTAAAAACACAGCACTGTGCAAACACGAAAGTGGACGTATACGGTGTGACGCCTGCCCGGTGCCGGAAGGTTAATTGATGGGGTCAGCGCAAGCGAAGCTCCTGATCGAAGCCCCGGTAAACGGCGGCCGTAACTATAACGGTCCTAAGGTAGCGAAATTCCTTGTCGGGTAAGTTCCGACCTGCACGAATGGCGTAATGATGGCCAGGCTGTCTCCACCCGAGACTCAGTGAAATTGAACTCGCTGTGAAGATGCAGTGTACCCGCGGCAAGACGGAAAGACCCCGTGAACCTTTACTATAGCTTGACACTGAACATTGAGCCTTGATGTGTAGGATAGGTGGGAGGCTTTGAAGTGTGGACGCCAGTCTGCATGGAGCCAACCTTGAAATACCACCCTTTAATGTTTGATGTTCTAACGTAGACCCGTAATCCGGGTTGCGGACAGTGTCTGGTGGGTAGTTTGACTGGGGCGGTCTCCTCCCAAAGAGTAACGGAGGAGCACGAAGGTTAGCTAATCCTGGTCGGACATCAGGAGGTTAGTGCAAAGGCATAAGCTAGCTTGACTGCGAGAGTGACGGCTCGAGCAGGTGCGAAAGCAGGTCTTAGTGATCCGGTGGTTCTGAATGGAAGGGCCATCGCTCAACGGATAAAAGGTACTCCGGGGATAACAGGCTGATACCGCCCAAGAGTTCATATCGACGGCGGTGTTTGGCACCTCGATGTCGGCTCATCACATCCTGGGGCTGAAGTAGGTCCCAAGGGTATGGCTGTTCGCCATTTAAAGTGGTACGCGAGCTGGGTTTAGAACGTCGTGAGACAGTTCGGTCCCTATCTGCCGTGGGCGCTGGAGAACTGAGGGGGGCTGCTCCTAGTACGAGAGGACCGGAGTGGACGCATCACTGGTGTTCGGGTTGTCATGCCAATGGCATTGCCCGGTAGCTACATGCGGAAGAGATAAGTGCTGAAAGCATCTAAGCACGAAACTTGCCCCGAGATGAGTTCTCCCTGAGACTTAAAGTCTCCTGAAGGAACGTTGAAGACGACGACGTTGATAGGCCGGGTGTGTAAGTGCAGCGATGCATTGAGCTAACCGGTACTAATGAACCGTGAGGCTTAACCTTACAACGCCAAAGATGTTTTGGTGTGAAGAGAGAGACGATATTCAGCTTGTTACCGGATAGATGATGTAAGTCTTTTCGATTTTGTGCCACAGCAAGGCGGCAAGAGAACGAGACGACAGGAGCTTACTGAAGTAAGTGACTGTTGCGAGCGAGCGCAGCCAACGCGGGTGTGGTGCAAAAGAAAAAGACGGACATGAGCACAAAGAATATGCCTGGCGGCCGTAGCGCGGTGGTCCCACCTGACCCCATGCCGAACTCAGAAGTGAAACGCCGTAGCGCCGATGGTAGTGTGGGGTCTCCCCATGCGAGAGTAGGGAACTGCCAGGCTTTAATTAAACGAAAGAGCCCTGTCGGAAGACAGGGCTCTTTTGCGTCTGTGCACCGTACAAACCTGAGTGCGGCGGGCATCCTTCGGACTTTTCTGGCTTCCTGTCTGAAAACTTTATCTCCATCACAAATAACAAAAACATAAACTTCATAACACTTTATTTACAACGAGATCTGGCTCACTCTACGTCTTTCCCTCTATGGGTTGTCCTGGCAGGAGAGAAACAATGACTGAAGTAACAGCCGCAGAGCACAAGACGGCATACGGTAATAACAGTACCCGGCAACGGATATGGGCGATTGTTGGCGCCTCATCCGGGAATCTGGTTGAGTGGTTTGATTTTTATGTTTACTCATTCTGCTCGCTGTATTTTGCCCACATATTCTTCCCATCCGGTAATACCACCACCCAGTTGCTGCAAACCGCTGGCGTATTCGCTGCCGGCTTCCTGATGCGCCCCATTGGCGGCTGGCTATTTGGCCGCATTGCCGATAAGCACGGGCGGCGTCGCTCCATGCTTATCTCCGTGTGTATGATGTGCTTCGGCTCACTGGTTATCGCCTGCTTACCGGGCTATGCCGAAATTGGTACATGGGCTCCGGCATTACTGCTGCTGGCGCGCCTGTTTCAGGGGCTCTCTGTCGGGGGGGAGTATGGCACCAGCGCGACCTATATGAGCGAGGTCGCCATTGAAGGGCGCAAAGGCTTTTATGCCTCTTTCCAGTATGTCACGCTGATTGGCGGGCAACTGCTGGCCCTGCTGGTTGTGGTGATTTTGCAGCAGGTTCTCAGCGAAAGTGATTTGAGAGCCTGGGGCTGGCGTATTCCCTTTGTCCTTGGGGCTCTGCTGGCGGTTGTTGCCCTGTGGCTGCGCCGCTCCCTGAATGAGACCGCCCAGGCGGAAAGCCGCGCCTTAAAAGAAGCAGGCACCTTAAAAGGGCTGTGGCGGCATCGCCGGGCATTTATTATGGTGCTGGGCTTCACTGCGGCAGGCTCCCTGAGCTTCTATACCTTCACCACATATATGCAGAAATATCTGGTCAACACTGTGGGCATGCATGCAAAGCCCGCCAGTGCATTAATGACCGGGGCCCTGTTTATTTACATGCTGATGCAGCCTTTCTTTGGTGCCCTGTCTGACCGTATCGGCCGCCGCTCATCCATGCTCTGCTTTAGCCTGTTGCTGACGCTGTGCACGGTTCCGATTCTGACGGCGTTGCAGTATGTCACGTCGTCCTGGGCGGCTCTGGGGCTGGTGCTGATAGCGCTGCTGATTGTCAGCTTCTATACCTCTATCAGCGGCATTCTGAAGGCAGAAATGTTCCCGCCCCATATCCGGGCGCTGGGGGTCGGGCTGTCTTATGCGGTGGCGAATGCCCTGTTTGGTGGTTCGGCTGAATATGTGGCGTTAATGCTGAAGTCCATTGGCGCGGAAACCGTCTTCTTCTGGTATGTTTCGGCGATGGGGGTG
This Shimwellia blattae DSM 4481 = NBRC 105725 DNA region includes the following protein-coding sequences:
- a CDS encoding MFS family transporter; this encodes MTEVTAAEHKTAYGNNSTRQRIWAIVGASSGNLVEWFDFYVYSFCSLYFAHIFFPSGNTTTQLLQTAGVFAAGFLMRPIGGWLFGRIADKHGRRRSMLISVCMMCFGSLVIACLPGYAEIGTWAPALLLLARLFQGLSVGGEYGTSATYMSEVAIEGRKGFYASFQYVTLIGGQLLALLVVVILQQVLSESDLRAWGWRIPFVLGALLAVVALWLRRSLNETAQAESRALKEAGTLKGLWRHRRAFIMVLGFTAAGSLSFYTFTTYMQKYLVNTVGMHAKPASALMTGALFIYMLMQPFFGALSDRIGRRSSMLCFSLLLTLCTVPILTALQYVTSSWAALGLVLIALLIVSFYTSISGILKAEMFPPHIRALGVGLSYAVANALFGGSAEYVALMLKSIGAETVFFWYVSAMGVIAFLVSLMLHRKGGGSKL